Proteins from a genomic interval of Gordonia sp. SL306:
- a CDS encoding aldehyde dehydrogenase family protein, which produces MTAVATELLHGVRDFISRDRPMLIGGEWVFAESGRTFETIDPATARPITSVAHGDAADIDRAVRAARQAFDTGPWSRMKPNERERLIWKVGDLLSERATEFGQLEALDNGKAATVATAVDMAWSADIFRYNAGLATKITGSTVDVSMPFVPGGEFHAYTLREPVGVCGLIVPWNFPLLMAAFKLAPALAAGNTVILKPAEQTPLTALLLGEIFQEAGFPPGVVNIVTGYGEAGAALAAHDDVDKIAFTGSTEVGKKIVEAAKGNLKKVSLELGGKSPNIVFADADFEKAVAGSVAAWMFNHGQCCVAGTRLFVERPIFDDFTAAVAEAASQAKIGPGLDPATELGPLISQEQFDRVSGYLSAGLADGARALTGGKRWGDEGFFIEPTVFVDVEPSFSIVSEEIFGPVVAALPFDADSGVAAAANDSIYGLAAGIWTTDLSKAHKTARQIKAGSVWVNQYNGFDTAMPFGGYKQSGWGRELGSSAIDLYTQTKAVNVAL; this is translated from the coding sequence ATGACCGCCGTTGCCACCGAACTGCTCCACGGGGTACGCGACTTCATATCCCGCGACCGACCGATGCTGATCGGCGGTGAGTGGGTGTTCGCCGAATCGGGACGGACCTTCGAGACCATCGACCCGGCCACCGCCCGACCGATCACATCGGTTGCGCACGGCGACGCAGCCGACATCGACCGGGCGGTCCGTGCGGCGCGGCAGGCCTTCGACACCGGCCCGTGGTCACGCATGAAGCCCAACGAGCGCGAGCGTCTGATCTGGAAGGTCGGCGACCTCCTCAGCGAGCGGGCGACGGAGTTCGGGCAACTCGAGGCCCTCGACAACGGCAAGGCGGCGACCGTCGCGACGGCAGTCGACATGGCGTGGTCGGCCGACATCTTCCGGTACAACGCCGGACTCGCCACCAAGATCACCGGCAGCACCGTCGACGTGTCGATGCCGTTCGTCCCCGGCGGCGAGTTCCACGCCTACACGTTGCGCGAACCCGTCGGCGTGTGCGGCCTGATCGTGCCGTGGAATTTCCCGCTGCTGATGGCCGCGTTCAAGCTCGCGCCTGCGCTCGCCGCGGGCAACACCGTCATCCTCAAGCCCGCCGAGCAGACCCCGCTCACCGCGCTGCTCCTCGGAGAGATCTTCCAGGAGGCGGGATTCCCGCCCGGCGTGGTCAACATCGTCACCGGCTACGGGGAGGCGGGTGCCGCGCTGGCCGCCCACGACGACGTGGACAAGATCGCCTTCACCGGTTCCACCGAGGTCGGCAAGAAGATCGTCGAGGCCGCGAAGGGCAACTTGAAGAAGGTCTCCCTCGAACTCGGCGGGAAGAGCCCCAACATCGTGTTCGCCGACGCGGACTTCGAGAAGGCCGTGGCCGGATCGGTTGCGGCGTGGATGTTCAACCACGGCCAGTGCTGCGTCGCCGGCACCCGACTCTTCGTCGAACGACCCATCTTCGACGACTTCACGGCCGCGGTCGCCGAGGCGGCATCGCAGGCCAAGATCGGCCCCGGCCTCGATCCGGCCACCGAACTCGGACCGTTGATCAGCCAGGAACAGTTCGATCGTGTGTCGGGCTACCTGTCCGCCGGACTGGCCGACGGCGCCCGCGCACTCACCGGTGGGAAGCGTTGGGGCGACGAGGGGTTCTTCATCGAACCGACCGTCTTCGTCGATGTCGAGCCGAGCTTCTCGATCGTGTCGGAGGAGATCTTCGGTCCCGTGGTGGCGGCTCTCCCGTTCGATGCCGACAGCGGGGTGGCCGCCGCCGCCAACGACTCGATCTACGGACTGGCCGCAGGCATCTGGACCACCGATCTGTCCAAGGCCCACAAGACCGCCCGGCAGATCAAGGCCGGCTCGGTGTGGGTGAACCAATACAACGGCTTCGACACCGCGATGCCGTTCGGCGGGTACAAGCAGTCGGGCTGGGGTCGCGAACTCGGCAGCTCCGCCATCGATCTGTACACCCAGACCAAGGCCGTCAACGTCGCGCTCTGA
- a CDS encoding NDMA-dependent alcohol dehydrogenase: protein MSITTKAAVLTGPGKPFELVELDLEEPRDGEVLIKYTAAGLCHSDLHLTDGDLPPRYPIVGGHEGSGIIEAVGPGVTKVKPGDHVVCSFIPNCGTCRYCSTGRQNLCDMGATILEGSMPDGSFRFHSGADDFGAMCMLGTFAERATISQHSVVKVDEWLPLDKAVLVGCGVPSGWGTSVYAGGVRAGDTCVIYGIGGLGINAVQGAVSAGAKHVVVVDPVALKRDTAIKFGATHAFADAAEAAAKVNELTWGQGADQALILVGTVNEEVVQNATAVIGKGGTVVITGLADPTKLTVHVSGTDLTLNQKTIKGSLFGSANPQYDIVKLLRLYDAGQLKLDELITQTYTLDQVNEGYQDLRDGKNIRGVIIHDA from the coding sequence ATGTCCATCACCACCAAGGCGGCCGTACTCACCGGCCCAGGCAAGCCGTTCGAACTCGTCGAACTCGATCTCGAGGAGCCCAGGGACGGCGAGGTGCTGATCAAGTACACCGCTGCCGGACTCTGCCACTCCGACCTCCACCTGACCGACGGCGACCTGCCGCCCCGTTATCCGATCGTCGGCGGCCACGAGGGCTCCGGCATCATCGAAGCGGTCGGCCCGGGCGTCACCAAGGTCAAGCCAGGCGATCACGTCGTCTGCAGCTTCATCCCCAACTGCGGGACCTGCCGCTATTGCTCGACCGGTCGACAGAACCTGTGCGACATGGGCGCCACCATCCTCGAGGGGTCGATGCCCGACGGATCGTTCCGCTTCCACTCCGGCGCAGACGATTTCGGAGCGATGTGCATGCTCGGGACATTCGCCGAGCGGGCCACGATCTCGCAGCACTCGGTGGTCAAGGTCGACGAGTGGCTGCCATTGGACAAGGCGGTCCTCGTCGGGTGTGGCGTGCCGTCGGGCTGGGGAACCTCGGTCTACGCGGGCGGCGTGCGCGCGGGCGACACCTGCGTCATCTACGGCATCGGCGGCCTCGGCATCAATGCCGTGCAAGGCGCGGTGTCGGCGGGTGCCAAGCATGTCGTCGTGGTGGATCCGGTGGCCCTGAAACGGGACACGGCGATCAAATTCGGTGCGACACATGCCTTTGCCGATGCGGCCGAGGCTGCGGCCAAGGTCAACGAACTGACCTGGGGACAGGGCGCCGATCAGGCACTCATCCTGGTCGGCACCGTCAACGAGGAGGTCGTGCAGAACGCGACAGCCGTGATCGGCAAGGGCGGCACGGTGGTCATCACCGGGTTGGCCGATCCGACCAAGCTGACCGTGCATGTGTCCGGAACGGACCTGACCCTGAACCAGAAGACGATCAAGGGCAGCCTGTTCGGCTCGGCCAACCCGCAGTACGACATCGTCAAACTGCTCCGCCTCTACGACGCGGGCCAGCTCAAGCTCGACGAGCTGATCACCCAGACCTACACCCTCGACCAGGTCAACGAGGGCTATCAGGATCTGCGCGACGGCAAGAACATTCGCGGTGTGATCATCCACGACGCCTGA